The Coffea arabica cultivar ET-39 chromosome 1e, Coffea Arabica ET-39 HiFi, whole genome shotgun sequence genome has a window encoding:
- the LOC140021570 gene encoding replication protein A 70 kDa DNA-binding subunit D-like isoform X1: MANLLPMRDIMPHMKNWSCIITVQEKQQITNSMGTPTRKQKFVFYDSEGSRVEGIIFNDDIPRMSQILQVYKKYRISNAEVRPIPPKFQTSELTVQWVISTRTVIEEIPADDEVMPVKLSYSKFTDLVQYMDDKTKSVDVLGVVISALERKTVIKNSKQSDVQKFVLLNEESQPVLLSLWDSFLANEGQEMVSKLHTYPVIIARRVKVNNYNGVALGTWFDSAILVDPPIQEARELKNWALRNTKLIKDIVEKKDYIKYNPQLSLKSGQKTTLICNITSSQKTIWVKAHFSFEHIFQKYWYMSCKNCCRATAADYEVEFTCNSCKEKHPAVPRCRFDVDLTDSTGVIPASVFGELAENLLTFSALEAMQHFNENVELPLEFVHKELESKTFLLHIKPVQTQLADSRQRYTIIYYSEIDDDADSVQLTNEARDDSPFPSKESETVQLKAPGENAPRSKVCVQLSQRFDEPQNTEANEDENAECSSSKKQRIN, from the exons ATGGCTAACCTGCTGCCGATGCGGGATATTATGCCTCATATGAAAAATTGGAGTTGTATCATCACTGTTCAAGAAAAGCAACAGATCACAAATTCAATGGGGACACCAACAAGAAAGCAGAAATTCGTTTTTTATGATTCAGAA GGATCAAGAGTCGAAGGAATCATCTTCAATGATGATATTCCTAGAATGAGCCAGATCCTGCaggtttataaaaaatatagaaTCTCCAATGCTGAGGTCAGGCCTATACCGCCAAAGTTCCAGACATCTGAGCTTACCGTTCAGTGGGTTATCAGCACCAGGACTGTTATTGAAGAAATTCCTGCTGATGATGAAGTCATGCCTGTAAAATTAAGCTATTCAAAGTTTACTGACTTGGTTCAATACATGGATGACAAAACTAAATCAGTCG ACGTGCTGGGAGTTGTCATTAGTGCACTTGAAAGGAAAACAGTTATCAAGAATTCAAAGCAATCAGATGTTCAAAAATTTGTCCTGCTTAATGAAGA ATCCCAGCCTGTGCTATTGTCTCTGTGGGATAGTTTTCTGGCTAATGAAGGACAGGAGATGGTGTCGAAACTTCACACCTATCCTGTGATCATTGCTCGCAGAGTTAAAGTAAACAACTATAATG GGGTCGCACTAGGTACTTGGTTTGATTCAGCGATTCTTGTTGACCCACCTATACAAGAAGCAAGGGAACTCAAAAACTG GGCATTGAGGAACACTAAGTTGATTAAAGACATTGTCGAAAAAAAGGACTATATTAAATATAATCCGCAGCTGTCATTAAAATCAGGCCAAAAAACCACTTTGATTTGTAACATAACTTCATCACAAAAG ACTATATGGGTGAAGGCACACTTCTCTTTCGAGCACATCTTCCAGAAATATTGGTATATGAGCTGCAAAAACTGTTGCCGAGCTACAGCGGCAGACTATGAAGTCGAGTTTACCTGTAACTCGTGCAAAGAAAAACATCCTGCAGTACCTAG ATGCCGCTTTGATGTTGATTTGACTGATAGCACTGGTGTGATACCAGCTTCAGTGTTTGGCGAGTTAGCAGAGAACCTATTGACATTTAGTGCGCTGGAAGCAATGCAGCATTTTAATGAG AATGTTGAACTTCCCCTCGAGTTTGTCCACAAGGAGCTTGAATCGAAGACGTTTCTCCTTCACATCAAACCTGTGCAAACGCAGCTAGCCGATTCAAGGCAGCGCTACACAATTATATACTACTCTGAAATTGATGATGATGCCGATTCTGTCCAGTTAACAAATGAAGCAAGAGATGACTCCCCTTTTCCTAGCAAGGAATCTGAGACTGTACAGCTCAAGGCTCCAG GAGAGAATGCTCCTCGTTCAAAGGTTTGTGTTCAGCTTTCTCAAAGGTTTGATGAACCACAGAACACTGaagcaaatgaagatgaaaatgCAGAGTGCAGCTCTAGCAAGAAGCAAAGAATCAACTGA
- the LOC140021570 gene encoding replication protein A 70 kDa DNA-binding subunit D-like isoform X2, translating to MYAEVSMFLAPLFPAFVIMIREAIVVLLCVALLLADKDFLFKVKGSRVEGIIFNDDIPRMSQILQVYKKYRISNAEVRPIPPKFQTSELTVQWVISTRTVIEEIPADDEVMPVKLSYSKFTDLVQYMDDKTKSVDVLGVVISALERKTVIKNSKQSDVQKFVLLNEESQPVLLSLWDSFLANEGQEMVSKLHTYPVIIARRVKVNNYNGVALGTWFDSAILVDPPIQEARELKNWALRNTKLIKDIVEKKDYIKYNPQLSLKSGQKTTLICNITSSQKTIWVKAHFSFEHIFQKYWYMSCKNCCRATAADYEVEFTCNSCKEKHPAVPRCRFDVDLTDSTGVIPASVFGELAENLLTFSALEAMQHFNENVELPLEFVHKELESKTFLLHIKPVQTQLADSRQRYTIIYYSEIDDDADSVQLTNEARDDSPFPSKESETVQLKAPGENAPRSKVCVQLSQRFDEPQNTEANEDENAECSSSKKQRIN from the exons GGATCAAGAGTCGAAGGAATCATCTTCAATGATGATATTCCTAGAATGAGCCAGATCCTGCaggtttataaaaaatatagaaTCTCCAATGCTGAGGTCAGGCCTATACCGCCAAAGTTCCAGACATCTGAGCTTACCGTTCAGTGGGTTATCAGCACCAGGACTGTTATTGAAGAAATTCCTGCTGATGATGAAGTCATGCCTGTAAAATTAAGCTATTCAAAGTTTACTGACTTGGTTCAATACATGGATGACAAAACTAAATCAGTCG ACGTGCTGGGAGTTGTCATTAGTGCACTTGAAAGGAAAACAGTTATCAAGAATTCAAAGCAATCAGATGTTCAAAAATTTGTCCTGCTTAATGAAGA ATCCCAGCCTGTGCTATTGTCTCTGTGGGATAGTTTTCTGGCTAATGAAGGACAGGAGATGGTGTCGAAACTTCACACCTATCCTGTGATCATTGCTCGCAGAGTTAAAGTAAACAACTATAATG GGGTCGCACTAGGTACTTGGTTTGATTCAGCGATTCTTGTTGACCCACCTATACAAGAAGCAAGGGAACTCAAAAACTG GGCATTGAGGAACACTAAGTTGATTAAAGACATTGTCGAAAAAAAGGACTATATTAAATATAATCCGCAGCTGTCATTAAAATCAGGCCAAAAAACCACTTTGATTTGTAACATAACTTCATCACAAAAG ACTATATGGGTGAAGGCACACTTCTCTTTCGAGCACATCTTCCAGAAATATTGGTATATGAGCTGCAAAAACTGTTGCCGAGCTACAGCGGCAGACTATGAAGTCGAGTTTACCTGTAACTCGTGCAAAGAAAAACATCCTGCAGTACCTAG ATGCCGCTTTGATGTTGATTTGACTGATAGCACTGGTGTGATACCAGCTTCAGTGTTTGGCGAGTTAGCAGAGAACCTATTGACATTTAGTGCGCTGGAAGCAATGCAGCATTTTAATGAG AATGTTGAACTTCCCCTCGAGTTTGTCCACAAGGAGCTTGAATCGAAGACGTTTCTCCTTCACATCAAACCTGTGCAAACGCAGCTAGCCGATTCAAGGCAGCGCTACACAATTATATACTACTCTGAAATTGATGATGATGCCGATTCTGTCCAGTTAACAAATGAAGCAAGAGATGACTCCCCTTTTCCTAGCAAGGAATCTGAGACTGTACAGCTCAAGGCTCCAG GAGAGAATGCTCCTCGTTCAAAGGTTTGTGTTCAGCTTTCTCAAAGGTTTGATGAACCACAGAACACTGaagcaaatgaagatgaaaatgCAGAGTGCAGCTCTAGCAAGAAGCAAAGAATCAACTGA
- the LOC113710354 gene encoding copper transporter 6: MMAGMNDSSHMHGMGAMNNGTGGGMSMMPHRHMMMHMTFFWGKNAEILFSGWPGYDNLGMYVLALVIVFVLTVVVEWLSACKFIKESSNNVAAGLVQTLMYGIRIGLAYMVMLAVMSFNAGVFLVAVAGHALGFFFFGSRAFNPSSGTGKTSDLPPLSC; encoded by the coding sequence ATGATGGCCGGAATGAACGATAGTAGCCATATGCATGGGATGGGAGCTATGAACAACGGCACCGGAGGAGGGATGTCGATGATGCCCCATCGGCATATGATGATGCACATGACTTTCTTCTGGGGCAAAAATGCTGAGATCCTCTTTTCGGGCTGGCCGGGATACGACAATTTGGGCATGTACGTCTTAGCCCTTGTGATTGTTTTCGTTCTTACTGTGGTGGTTGAGTGGCTCTCCGCCTGCAAATTCATCAAAGAAAGTTCTAACAACGTCGCCGCCGGGCTGGTTCAGACTCTGATGTACGGAATCAGGATTGGGCTGGCTTATATGGTGATGTTGGCAGTGATGAGTTTTAATGCAGGGGTGTTTCTTGTGGCTGTTGCCGGTCAcgctttagggtttttctttttcggGAGCAGGGCATTTAATCCGTCATCCGGGACTGGCAAGACATCCGATCTTCCTCCCTTGAGTTGCTGA
- the LOC113695799 gene encoding copper transporter 1: METHMTLFHGENWESIVVYVLHLLAVFAMSILVEWLSHTRLINSDKNNNVVAGLMQSGLYSIRIALAYLVMLKVMSFDAGVFVAAVGGYSLGFLIFGSLVFDESGTAPYHKPADLPPLNC; this comes from the coding sequence ATGGAGACACACATGACACTTTTTCATGGAGAGAACTGGGAAAGTATCGTTGTCTACGTACTCCATTTGCTTGCGGTGTTTGCGATGTCAATCCTAGTTGAATGGCTATCTCATACGCGACTTATAAACTCAGACAAGAACAACAACGTTGTTGCTGGGCTGATGCAGAGTGGACTGTATAGCATCCGGATAGCTTTGGCCTACTTGGTGATGCTCAAGGTCATGTCATTCGATGCAGGAGTATTTGTGGCGGCTGTTGGCGGATACTCTCTtggtttcttgatttttggCAGCCTAGTGTTTGATGAATCGGGCACGGCACCATATCACAAGCCCGCTGATCTTCCTCCCCTCAACTGCTAA
- the LOC113695808 gene encoding UDP-glucose iridoid glucosyltransferase-like gives MAILRDQRRSVVLVPYPYQGHITPMLQLGEILHSGGFSVIVARTKFNSPNPLNHPEFFFLPLEDNLSGFDTSFGNTLAVIRAINENCRAPLQGSLAQMMKDQEKHGQVCCIIHDAIMHFGRSVANHLNISSLVLGTCSALYMQVYPTILQLQSEHYFPLQDSKMLEPVPGLGTLRFKDFAIPANIEIPQPLLKFYEDTTNLGSSVGIILNTTEELDPMSLSELKQYYKVPLFTIGPFHKMAPTSSSSSFLKEDRSCMAWLDKQAPQSVLYLSLGSLASIEAKELEETAWGLANSGQPFLWVVRPSSVNGSEWIEQLPKGFQDAVGERGHIVQWAPQKEVLAHSAVGGFFTHCGWNSILESLCEAGPMICRPCFADQLANARYLTHVWKVGLELELVEDRGVIERAIKRLMVENEGKEMRQRAADMKQKLDISTNKGGSSHKSLSDLIDFINSFAM, from the exons ATGGCAATACTTAGAGATCAAAGGCGAAGCGTGGTATTGGTCCCGTATCCATACCAGGGCCACATCACACCAATGCTGCAGTTGGGGGAAATTCTTCATTCTGGAGGGTTCTCTGTCATAGTTGCACGCACTAAATTCAattctcccaatcctttgaacCATCCCGAATTCTTCTTTTTACCATTGGAGGACAATTTATCTGGCTTTGATACTTCTTTTGGTAATACATTAGCCGTTATCAGAGCCATAAATGAGAACTGCAGAGCTCCTCTACAAGGTTCTCTGGCTCAGATGATGAAAGATCAGGAGAAGCATGGCCAGGTCTGTTGTATCATTCATGATGCCATCATGCACTTCGGCCGCTCTGTGGCGAATCATTTGAATATATCCAGCTTGGTCTTAGGAACCTGCAGTGCTCTTTATATGCAAGTTTATCCTACCATTCTTCAACTTCAGTCAGAACATTATTTTCCCTTGCAAG ATTCTAAGATGCTGGAACCAGTACCTGGGCTCGGCACTCTTCGATTTAAGGATTTTGCAATACCCGCTAATATTGAAATACCACAGCCATTGCTGAAATTCTATGAAGATACAACCAATTTGGGATCCTCTGTTGGCATCATCTTGAACACAACAGAGGAGCTGGATCCTATGTCACTATCAGAGCTTAAGCAATATTACAAAGTTCCCTTATTCACAATAGGTCCTTTCCACAAAATGGCTCCAACCTCATCATCAAGTAGCTTCTTAAAAGAAGACAGGAGTTGCATGGCTTGGCTTGACAAGCAAGCTCCTCAGTCAGTCCTCTACCTAAGCTTGGGCAGTCTAGCGAGCATAGAAGCAAAAGAGCTAGAGGAGACAGCTTGGGGACTAGCCAATAGCGGCCAACCATTCTTGTGGGTTGTTCGGCCATCTTCTGTCAATGGCTCAGAATGGATTGAGCAGTTACCGAAAGGTTTTCAAGATGCAGTTGGAGAAAGAGGTCACATAGTTCAATGGGCACCTCAAAAAGAAGTTCTCGCACATTCTGCTGTGGGCGGATTTTTCACTCACTGTGGATGGAATTCAATACTGGAGAGTCTTTGTGAAGCAGGTCCAATGATTTGCAGACCCTGTTTCGCAGACCAATTGGCAAATGCAAGGTACCTAACTCATGTTTGGAAGGTAGGCTTGGAACTAGAGCTGGTGGAAGACAGAGGAGTCATAGAGAGAGCCATAAAGAGACTGATGGTCGAAAATGAAGGCAAGGAAATGAGGCAGAGAGCGGCGGACATGAAACAAAAACTGGATATCTCGACAAATAAAGGTGGTTCATCACACAAGTCCTTGAGTGACTTGATAGATTTCATCAACTcatttgctatgtga
- the LOC113710359 gene encoding 17.3 kDa class I heat shock protein — protein MSLIPSFFGNRRSSIFDPFPSDVWDPFRDISLPSSFSGETSSFVIARVDWKETPEAHVFKADLPGIKKEEVKVEVDDDRVLQIRGERNVEKEDKNDTWHRVERSSGQFMRRFRLPENAKMDQIKAAMENGVLTITIPKEEAKKTDVKAIQISG, from the coding sequence ATGTCGCTCATTCCAAGCTTCTTTGGCAACCGACGAAGCAGCATCTTCGACCCATTCCCATCGGACGTTTGGGATCCCTTCAGGGACATCTCCCTCCCATCGTCCTTCTCCGGCGAGACATCATCCTTTGTGATCGCCCGCGTGGACTGGAAGGAGACCCCGGAAGCCCACGTGTTCAAGGCCGACCTTCCCGGGATTAAGAAAGAGGAAGTTAAGGTTGAGGTCGACGACGACAGAGTTTTGCAGATCAGGGGCGAAAGGAACGTGGAGAAGGAAGACAAGAATGACACTTGGCACCGGGTGGAACGCAGCAGCGGCCAATTCATGAGGAGGTTCAGGCTGCCCGAAAATGCCAAGATGGATCAGATCAAAGCTGCTATGGAGAATGGGGTCCTTACCATCACCATCCCCAAAGAAGAGGCCAAGAAGACTGATGTCAAAGCCATTCAGATTTCTGGTTAA